The sequence AAAATCTTCTTGAGGATTTTTCTTTATCAGCAGTATTTGATTTCAAAAACTCTGAAAATCATTTTGTGTAAAAGAATGATTTTCTTAAATTGATCAGCAGTTAAATTAAGAATTTCGGAGATTGCATTACCGACGTCAACTGATTTAGTCGCAATGCTTTCTACTCAACGCCATTAATTTCGTCAACGATTGACAAATTAGCGGTAGGGGCTTTTTAGTAAAACCGTACCTCTTTTTCTAGCTAGAAATTGTTCAGGTGTCCGTTCGACTTTAAAAATCTTGCCGTTTTGTTCGAAGTAGAAAACTACTTTGGTCGTATCAGTGCCTTCAGCAAATTGACTACGCATTTCCTTGGCTTCACGTTCACTAGTTGTACTACCAAAGAGGGCAAAGGTCATGGCATCAAAGATAGTAGATTTACCAGCTCCGGTATCACCACCAATCAAAAAATAGGTGATTCATCTAGTTTTCTAAAATCAATAGTTGAATGTTCATGTGTCCAAAGAAATTGATATCTAAATATATTGTTTCATTTGCGCGCTCTTTCTACTTCGTTGAAGATATTTTCAACAAGTGTTTTTTGTTGGTTGGATAAGTCTTTACCAGTGATAGTTTTGAAGAATTGATCGACAGTTTCTTCGGACTGAGATCATTGATGTTGGTGTTGATAGTTTGAATCTGATTATCGTTTGCTTTTACTTGATAGTCTAATTCAACAATAGTTTTATAGTGTTTTGTAATTTAGCTCGGATGTTGGTATGAACGTGTTCACTAGGGTCAAATTCTTAATAGTGATAGCAAACCAAGCTGAATCAAGTGGTTGTTGACTGTAAAATTTCTCATCACAAAGAGTATCCCAGTCTTCTTCTAGAACAATTAAGTCAGTTTTAGGAACTAAAGGTTTAAATTCGCGGTTAATACCATTGTCGTCAATCGTTACGATGTCGACACCTTTGCCTTTATTTTTGATACGAGCTTCTTTGACATTGAATTTGATAGGACTGCCGGAATAACGAATATTGTCAGCCGGAGAAGCAAAGCGGGTATGAATATGTCCCAGCATGACGTAATCAAAATCATTAAATTCATCGCTAGTTAAAGTTGCTAAGCCACCGACTTTAGAATTAGTCTCACTAGTTAGTTCTAGTTCGGTATCTTGATTAGGTGTCACGGCAAAGTGAGTTACTAGTAAGTGCTTTTTATTAGGATCAAAATTCTTTTTCATATCGGCAACGACTAAATTCATTGCTGAGAAATAGTTTTGATTTCTTGGACTTGTTCATCAGGCATGCCTTGATGTGAGTAGTAAGCTCTAGCATCCATTGGGTC comes from Companilactobacillus pabuli and encodes:
- a CDS encoding AAA family ATPase is translated as MIGGDTGAGKSTIFDAMTFALFGSTTSEREAKEMRSQFAEGTDTTKVVFYFEQNGKIFKVERTPEQFLARKRGTVLLKSPYR
- a CDS encoding metallophosphoesterase family protein, which encodes MKKNFDPNKKHLLVTHFAVTPNQDTELELTSETNSKVGGLATLTSDEFNDFDYVMLGHIHTRFASPADNIRYSGSPIKFNVKEARIKNKGKGVDIVTIDDNGINREFKPLVPKTDLIVLEEDWDTLCDEKFYSQQPLDSAWFAITIKNLTLVNTFIPTSELNYKTL